The sequence AGGATCTTCATTCGATGACGTTTCCACATGGTTGGTCCTCCGAGAGAGCCTGATGACCTGCCGAAGTGATTCGCTCGGCTTTTCGAGAGCACCCGATATGGAGAGCATCACGGCAGCTGTCGGCTTCCCTTCGCTCCTTCTCGGGCCGGGGCCCCCCCCTCTACCGGCCAATGGACCACATTGATCCATGCAAGACCATATTTTATTCCAGGAGATTTCCAAATCCTGCCCGCTTTTCTTGTCCGACCAGGAGGCATGAGGTACCTTCAGGAGTGGAGGATCAAATGCATGGAGCGTCCCTGCGCAAATGGCATAGGAAATTAGGCATCCTGCTGGTCTTCTTCCTCGCTCTGCAGGCCTTGACCGGACTTATCCTGAGCGCCAGCCACATGATGCAGGGCGAGCATGCTCATGCCCAAGATAGTGGCAGCTCTCGCCCCCTATCCGCGGCATACAAAAGCGCAAGCGCAGCTTCGGTCTCAAGCGACTTACGTTTCGAGAACAGCCTCGCCGCGATACACCATGGCGGAGGACCTGCTGGAGACGTCTATCGGCTTGTCTTGGGGATAGCCACCTTGGCTCAGGGCGGCATGGGCGTGATGCTGTACTTTGGGCAGCGCCACCGGCACGCTTCATAATCTGCGCCTTACAGTACAAACAGAGGGGGTATGGGCTCGTCTTGAGTCTCTTCCACCTTAGCGACCACGACCGTCGCGTTATCGCGCCCGCCGTGCTCCAGCGCCGAGGCGATGAGCCTGCGCGTCGCTTTCTCGGGCGCTTCTTCGGCCATGGCTTCGGCCAGAAGCGCATCGTCCAGTTCGTCATGCACGCCGTCGGTGCACAGCAGGAGCCGGTCTCCAGCATGAGGCTTGAAGCTGCCGCTTTGCGGCAGGCAGGTCGGGCAGCCCACGCACTGGTCCAGCATGTGCCTGAAAGGGTGCAAGCGCACCTCTTGCACGCGGACTTCTCCGGATTCCAGGAGGTCCTGCAGGAAGGAGTGGTCGCGCGTGACCTGCGTGAGTTTGCCGCTACGCAGGAGGTAGAGCCTGCTGTCGCCTACGTGCGCCCAGGCTACGCATTTTCCGGAAATACCAACGAGCACACCCGTGGTGCCCATATGCCGAAGCCCAGACTCTTTCTCAGCGCGAGCCCGGATGCGCTCTCCGGCCCGTATGAGCAGATCGGCCAAGCCCCCTGGCGTGAGCGAAACGCCTGCGGCCTCGGACGTGACGCTCTCCATGAGCATGTCCGCAGCCACCCCTCCGCCCGCTTCGCCTCCCATGCCGTCGGCGATGGCCAGGAGAACCATGTGCGGGGCAAGCCGCAGAATGGCGAAGCGGTCCTGGTTCTCCCGCCGGACCAGGCCCACATGTGTCTGCCCGTGAGCCTGGACGAGCACGCCGGTACGCTCTCTTCCTCCAACCATTACCGATTCCCCAGCTACGGCGGATTCCAGGTCCATGCTCAACAGCTCGGCCTGCCACAAGCGCCGGATGCATACCTGCAGGGCGCAGCTCCATCCCATCACCATTACAATGCCTGCGGCTCTTCCTTGGGTTCAAAGCCCTTGATCACCACCACGGGAACCGGCGCTTCGCGAACGATCCGCACCGCGACATCCCCGAACAAGAATTCCTGAGCCTTGGTGATCTCATGCCTCGGGAGTAGGGCGAAATCGTATTGAAGCGTCTGCAATTCCCCAAGGACCACATCCGAGGCTCTTTGATTCCTTTCCGGCTGGGCCAGCCTGATCCATACGTCTTCTTCAGGAACACCGTTGTCCACCAGCTTGCGCCTGATACGTTCCAGAAATGCCGTCTTGCTGCTTGAGAGCTGATCTCTCTTCTGAGTACTTTCACGTTCAGTCTCGTAGACGTCCTCCAGCCCTGTGGGCAGCACTGCGAAAAGAGTCACCCGGAAGAATTCTATCTCCTTGAAAAATCCGAGGTACCAGTCCGCCGCCAACAAACTGAGATCCGACTCATCCACATAAAATAAAACATGCATGCGGATCGGAATACCCGTGAGATCGAGGCGGCTATGCCGAACGATTTGGTAGCTACGCCTGGAAGTGTCACGGAAACCGCCAACAATGAAGCTGACAACAAAAAGCAGGATTATGGCTGTGACATTTCCGACATGAAACTCGGCCGTTGCGTGAGCCATGAAGAAGTGAGGCAGGAACAGGAGCAGCGCCACGGAGGATATGATTAGCGCTGGTCTTTTCCCACCCTGGATAGATGCATAAAGAACTGGTATGAAATACAAAACTCGCAACAGCGTATGCAGAGATAACGCCTGCGCGGGAATGAGCATGTGGACAATGGAGACAACACCAAGCATGACAAAGCTAACAATCCATTCTTTGGGGGACATCATGCTCTACTCCGCACAAATAGATTCCTGGTGTTTTGCATTAGCTATGTAGCCCTGTTTCCAGTTTGCTTCTCCTCAGAGGACTTCGGACGAAGCATGCTTTGACCAATTGATCCTGCGATTTTAAGCAACTTCATCTCCAGCGAGCCCAGTCCTACGCGTTTCCCCCGTAGGCTATTCAAGCTAGCCTGCCAAGGTACCATCATCCAATGTCCTTGAACATGGCAGATTTCAAATCGACGCCCAACAGCCGAGCCTTGCCACTGAACTCCTCCAGGAGCGTATTCAATGCGTGGCGTTGCTCCTCGTCATAGAACAGGTGCAAGCTGAGCATCTCCTTTGATCTCCTATCCCTTGGCCGGCCAGTGAAGAAGGATTTCAGCGCCTTGCCGGCCTCGGTTGCCGTCTGGAGGCGCCGTGCCGGGTCCCGCCTGCCGCAGCCGAGGATGAACGCGCGCAGGGCCGGCGGAATGTCTGAAATCCGTTCAGCCGGATCAGGAATGTCCTGCTCGGTGTGCAGGTCCATGAGCCTGGCCAGGTCGTCCTCTGGGAAGGGCCTGGTCCCCGTGACCAGTTCGTAGGCCGTGATGCCCAGGGAGTATATGTCCGATCGGACGTCCGCCGGGTTACCTTCGATCTGTTCGGGCGGGGCGTAATGCGGGGTTCCGGCGATGCTCAGGTCCTCGGTGCCCGGCGGGCAGGCCAGGCCGAAATCGAGTATCTTCAGCTGACCGTCGAACTGAATGAAGAGATTGGCCGGCTTGATGTCGCGATGCACGACGCCTCGCTCGTGGGCGTAGGCAAGCCCCTCGCACGTTTGCAGGAGGAAGTCGGCGGCCCTGGAGAACGGCAGGCGGCCGGTCTTGGCGAGCAATTCGTCCAAGGGATACCCGTCCAGCTTCTCCATGATTATGAACACAGTCCGGAAGCGTTCCTCGATGTCATATACCCGTACAATATTCTTATGGCTGAACTTGGCGATGACATTGGCCTCACGCCGAAAGACGTTGAGAAACAGTGCATTCATGGCCATGTCGTGCTTGAGCATCTTGATGACCACGGGCATGTCCAGGCTACTGTGCACGCCTTCGTAGACAATGCTCCAGCCGCCTTTGCCGATCCTGCGCTTGATGGCGTACTTGCCGATGGTGCGGTCGGCTGTCACCCGCCAGGACTCCAGGCGGCGGGTGACGATTTCCGTAAGAAAGTCGCGCAGATCTGGATAGCTCGCGGCCAGGTCCTCGAATCTGCGCCGGCTGAGTTGCCAAGCCGTAACCCTGGTCTCGGCAACCACGTTAGAACTCTGAAGTTCGTCGGTGATGAGCGAGACTTCGCCCACCACTTCGCCCTCATGAAGGTGGTCGATATGCAGGGTTTGTCCCTCCTTCTCCACCAATAAGTTGCAGGTTCCCTCCTGAATGAGGAACAGGAACTCCCCAGGCTCGCCCTGGGCAATGATCTTCTGGCCCGGCTCGAAGACGCGCTTGCGCAGTACGTTGATAAGACGAAGAAAGGCATTTTGCGGCAGGGCCTCCAATAGGCTGCTGCGCAAAAGAAAGAGCAGGTCACCAAAGCGATTGCAATCCTCCATGGCTCGCTGGTTCACATTAATCCGTCCTCGGCAATCATGCTCGAAAATCAAGCCCACCAGGTATTGGCCAGAGTCCAGAGGCTGCGACCAGGCGACCCGTGCGAAGTGTGGCATCCACCGATGAATCGATGCATCATAGAAGACAAAGAGGAATACCGTGCCAGGCTGGACTTTTGTGCACAGCTCGATGAGCGCTCCGTTCTTGCTCGTGTTGTGCACGTCGACGAGGCTGTAAAGCAGGTCTTCCGACGGCGACTCCTCACGACAGATGAAGTTGAGACCGTGCACAATGCCCAACTGCATTCCGGTGAACGACTCACGCAGGTGCTTGCGCCTGTCAGGAACGAGTGTCATGGCGAGTCCTTCCGGAGTGTATGGGCTGTTTGCGGCAGGAAGCCTCAATATCCACTATCTTGTCCCCTGAGGCGTACTCACGAAGGATAACGTCCTCTATTCTTGTCAGGGTACGCACGAGGTCGCGGATGCAATGCAGGTTTCGCTCGATGCCGTCGGCATCCTCGCGCAACGGCGACTGCGGCGGCAGGTCTTCTTTGAGCAACTGGGCTGCGGCCAGGGCCGAGAAAAGCGGCGTATTGACCTCATGGGCCACAGCGCCGGTCAAGGCGACGATCTGCGTGCGGCGCTCCTGCTCCTGACGGCGCACGCGGTCGCTCAGCACCCCTATAGCGACTCCGACGGCACCCAGGAGGGCGGTCGCCAAAAGCCTCTCAAGATCCACGTGTGACAGGGCGTCCCAGCGCGAAATGGTGAAGGGCAGATAGAACAGCGCGATGCTGAGCGTGGTGATCAAGGCCCCCTTGAGTCCGAACCAGACAGCTCCCAGGGCCAGAGGCAGGTAGTAGGCTTCGCGTAAGAGACTGTGGCGATGCTCCAGGCTTTCCGGAGTTCCAAAATGGAGGGAGCTGATAATGGCCACGAGCACCACTATTGTGCTCGTTTTTAGTAAGGCTTTTCCAGTCATATCGGTAACTCCCGGCAAAGCGAGTGTATCGGCGGCTCCAAACTCGCCTTGATCTACTATGCGGCCGTCCTCCTTCGATAGTCCTATGCGACGCGCACGTCTTTTATAACCACGAGAGTCAGGTCATCCTCCTGGGGCATTCCGCCCTGGAACTCCCGCACCGCCTCCGTGATAATCTCGACCATCCGCTTGGCAGGAAAATGGAGGCTAGTGCGGATCACATTCTCCAGCCTGTGCCTTCCAAACATCTCCCCCGCGGCATTGTGGGCCTCGGTTATGCCGTCAGTGCCAAGTACGAGAATGCCTCCCTCAGGATAGGTTGCCACCTGCTCCTTGAATACCATATCCCCATCAAGACCCAAGGCCACGCCCGGACCCCGAAGCTGCACGAACTCATCCTGAACAGGATCATAGAGGAACCCTGGTTCGTGACCTGCGCGTATCCAGCGGATGGTCCGTGTTGCCGAGTGGACTTGGGCATAGATGAGGGTGACGAACTGCCCTGTTTCGCGTGTATCGACAGCCACCAGCCTGTTCACATCGCGCAAGGCTTCGGCCATTGAGCCAGACTGGGTTAGCCTGCCTCGTAGGGCGGCCCGCACCGTGGCCATGAGCAGCGCGGCCTGCAGGCCGTGCCCCGAGACGTCGCCCACGGCCACGGTCAGGATGTTCGGGTCGCGACAGCAGACATCGAAGAAGTCGTAGTAGTCCCCGCCGGTCTCATCGCTGTATAGGCTCGCCGCGGCCACATCGAGTCCCGCGATGACCGGAGCCCTGACTGGCAGAAGGTGCTGCTGCACCTCCTGGGCGACCATAAGGCCCTGGCGGATGCGCACGCTGTCCTGAAGCGCCGGGACCATGCGGTTGAAGGTCGTCGATAGTTCACCAATCTCGTCCCGGCCCTCCACCGGCACGCGGGCCTCGAAATCGCCTGCTGCCACGCGGCGCACCCCTGAGACAAGGTTGCCGATGCGGCGCGTGATGGTGCGTGCTCCGGCAAGTGCAGCGGCCAGCGCAAGCAGGCCGACCACTGCAACGACCGCCATTGAAAAGCGCTCCTGCTGGCCCACTCGGTCGCGCACGTAGGCCTCGACCGCCTCGGCCTCGCGGGTCACATCGCTGGCGGGGATAACGAAGAACAAGTAGCTGCGCATTTCAGGGATACGCGCGTAGACCCATACGCTCAGGCGCGCATCAAAGGGCATGAGCCTGACGCCGTTGCGGTCCTGTCGCAGATCAGAAGCCAGCGCGGCCAGGCCTGCTTCGTCTTTGGAGGCGAGCCAGAGCGGCTTGTCGGGCACGCTCCAGCGAACATCCTTGTGCCCGGCGGTGCTTCGCTGGGCGATGATCTTGATGAGTCCGTCGTCCGGCCCGCCTTCCGCCTCGGGTGCGGCCATGAAGAAGACAAGGTTTGGCGAGAGCATATGCGTATGGATGTTCTCCTTAAGTACGGTGTCCACGGACACGGACACGGCACTTACCCCGAGGAACTGTTCTTCATGGCTGTAGAGGGAGCGAGTGACCGTGAAGACCACGTTTCCGGTAAGCGGATCCCGGTGCGGGTCGGACCACTTAGGCTCGCGCGTACCCAGGCCGAGCCGGACCC comes from Desulfocurvibacter africanus subsp. africanus DSM 2603 and encodes:
- a CDS encoding PepSY domain-containing protein is translated as MHGASLRKWHRKLGILLVFFLALQALTGLILSASHMMQGEHAHAQDSGSSRPLSAAYKSASAASVSSDLRFENSLAAIHHGGGPAGDVYRLVLGIATLAQGGMGVMLYFGQRHRHAS
- a CDS encoding PP2C family protein-serine/threonine phosphatase, with the protein product MVMGWSCALQVCIRRLWQAELLSMDLESAVAGESVMVGGRERTGVLVQAHGQTHVGLVRRENQDRFAILRLAPHMVLLAIADGMGGEAGGGVAADMLMESVTSEAAGVSLTPGGLADLLIRAGERIRARAEKESGLRHMGTTGVLVGISGKCVAWAHVGDSRLYLLRSGKLTQVTRDHSFLQDLLESGEVRVQEVRLHPFRHMLDQCVGCPTCLPQSGSFKPHAGDRLLLCTDGVHDELDDALLAEAMAEEAPEKATRRLIASALEHGGRDNATVVVAKVEETQDEPIPPLFVL
- a CDS encoding universal stress protein, producing the protein MMSPKEWIVSFVMLGVVSIVHMLIPAQALSLHTLLRVLYFIPVLYASIQGGKRPALIISSVALLLFLPHFFMAHATAEFHVGNVTAIILLFVVSFIVGGFRDTSRRSYQIVRHSRLDLTGIPIRMHVLFYVDESDLSLLAADWYLGFFKEIEFFRVTLFAVLPTGLEDVYETERESTQKRDQLSSSKTAFLERIRRKLVDNGVPEEDVWIRLAQPERNQRASDVVLGELQTLQYDFALLPRHEITKAQEFLFGDVAVRIVREAPVPVVVIKGFEPKEEPQAL
- a CDS encoding protein kinase domain-containing protein, producing the protein MTLVPDRRKHLRESFTGMQLGIVHGLNFICREESPSEDLLYSLVDVHNTSKNGALIELCTKVQPGTVFLFVFYDASIHRWMPHFARVAWSQPLDSGQYLVGLIFEHDCRGRINVNQRAMEDCNRFGDLLFLLRSSLLEALPQNAFLRLINVLRKRVFEPGQKIIAQGEPGEFLFLIQEGTCNLLVEKEGQTLHIDHLHEGEVVGEVSLITDELQSSNVVAETRVTAWQLSRRRFEDLAASYPDLRDFLTEIVTRRLESWRVTADRTIGKYAIKRRIGKGGWSIVYEGVHSSLDMPVVIKMLKHDMAMNALFLNVFRREANVIAKFSHKNIVRVYDIEERFRTVFIIMEKLDGYPLDELLAKTGRLPFSRAADFLLQTCEGLAYAHERGVVHRDIKPANLFIQFDGQLKILDFGLACPPGTEDLSIAGTPHYAPPEQIEGNPADVRSDIYSLGITAYELVTGTRPFPEDDLARLMDLHTEQDIPDPAERISDIPPALRAFILGCGRRDPARRLQTATEAGKALKSFFTGRPRDRRSKEMLSLHLFYDEEQRHALNTLLEEFSGKARLLGVDLKSAMFKDIG
- a CDS encoding DUF4118 domain-containing protein; amino-acid sequence: MTGKALLKTSTIVVLVAIISSLHFGTPESLEHRHSLLREAYYLPLALGAVWFGLKGALITTLSIALFYLPFTISRWDALSHVDLERLLATALLGAVGVAIGVLSDRVRRQEQERRTQIVALTGAVAHEVNTPLFSALAAAQLLKEDLPPQSPLREDADGIERNLHCIRDLVRTLTRIEDVILREYASGDKIVDIEASCRKQPIHSGRTRHDTRS
- a CDS encoding SpoIIE family protein phosphatase, with amino-acid sequence MRILWKTLILLLGISLVPLLLVTGVSHRAMRAMGTDLAEQGRGSLLERTSTALQRMVEDHARVLRLEMDVLALVLQSGAKDIRELARTGELACPPSGDRGAACPAPEAMRPERFVSIESVFAPMQRKYASLVHWQAVLFEDGRYSVFPEHFRVDLGQMRNLPWVRLGLGTREPKWSDPHRDPLTGNVVFTVTRSLYSHEEQFLGVSAVSVSVDTVLKENIHTHMLSPNLVFFMAAPEAEGGPDDGLIKIIAQRSTAGHKDVRWSVPDKPLWLASKDEAGLAALASDLRQDRNGVRLMPFDARLSVWVYARIPEMRSYLFFVIPASDVTREAEAVEAYVRDRVGQQERFSMAVVAVVGLLALAAALAGARTITRRIGNLVSGVRRVAAGDFEARVPVEGRDEIGELSTTFNRMVPALQDSVRIRQGLMVAQEVQQHLLPVRAPVIAGLDVAAASLYSDETGGDYYDFFDVCCRDPNILTVAVGDVSGHGLQAALLMATVRAALRGRLTQSGSMAEALRDVNRLVAVDTRETGQFVTLIYAQVHSATRTIRWIRAGHEPGFLYDPVQDEFVQLRGPGVALGLDGDMVFKEQVATYPEGGILVLGTDGITEAHNAAGEMFGRHRLENVIRTSLHFPAKRMVEIITEAVREFQGGMPQEDDLTLVVIKDVRVA